One genomic segment of Vulpes vulpes isolate BD-2025 chromosome 2, VulVul3, whole genome shotgun sequence includes these proteins:
- the CDC6 gene encoding cell division control protein 6 homolog: MPQTRSQSQATIRFPKKKLSQTLNKAKNSGDTKLELTNVQATRRSCVKILPLSPRKRLGDDNLCNTPHLPPCSPPKQGKKENGPPCSRSPKGRRLVFDNELTIKSPSKREQARAHQNKTHSSVRKDQEVTTNPEQRCPLEKEPACVRLFKQEGTCYQQAKLVLHTAVPDRLPAREKEMNVIRNFLREHICGKKAGSLYLSGAPGTGKTACLSRILQDLEKELKDFKTIMLNCMSLRSAQAVFPAIAQEICQEEVSRPAGRDMMKKLENRMTAEKGPMIVLVLDEVDQLDSKGQDVLYTLFEWPWLSNSRLVLIGIANTLDLTDRILPRLQAREKCKPQLLNFPPYTKNQIATILQERLDLVSRAQVLDNAAIQFCARKVSALSGDVRKALDVCRRAIEIVESDVKSQTVLKPLSECTSPSESLVPKRVGLIHISQVISEVDGNRMTLSKEGAQDSFPLQQKILVCSLLLLIRQLKIKEVTLGKLYEAYSNVCRKQQVAAVDQSECLSLSGLLEARGILGLKKNKETRFTKVSLKIEEKEVEHALKDKALIGNILATGLP; encoded by the exons ATGCCTCAAACCCGATCCCAGTCACAGGCTACCATCAGATTTCCAAAAAAGAAGCTGTCTCAGACATTGAACAAAGCTAAAAACTCTGGTGACACCAAACTAGAACTGACCAATGTCCAGGCCACACGCCGTTCTTGTGTAAAAATTCTGCCTCTCAGCCCCAGAAAACGTTTGG GTGATGACAATCTGTGCAACACTCCTCATTTACCACCCTGTTCTCCACCAAAGCAAGGCAAGAAAGAGAATGGCCCCCCTTGCTCCCGTTCACCTAAGGGACGCAGATTGGTATTTGACAATGAGCTGACAATTAAGTCTCCTAGCAAAAGAGAACAAGCCAGAGctcaccaaaacaaaacccactccTCGGTTCGAAAAGATCAAGAGGTCACAACAAATCCTGAACAGAGATGTCCACTGGAGAAAGAACCTGCGTGTGTGAGACTGTTCAAACAAGAAG GCACTTGCTACCAGCAAGCAAAGCTGGTCCTCCATACAGCTGTCCCGGATCGGCTGCCTGCCAGGGAAAAGGAGATGAATGTCATCAGGAATTTCCTGAGGGAGCACATCTGTGGGAAAAAAGCCGGAAGTCTTTATCTTTCTGGTGCTCCTGGAACTGGAAAAACTGCCTGCTTAAGCCGAATTCTGCAAGACCTTGAG AAGGAACTGAAAGACTTTAAAACTATCATGCTGAATTGCATGTCCTTAAGGAGTGCCCAGGCTGTATTCCCAGCTATTGCTCAGGAGATTTGTCAGGAAGAAGTATCCAGGCCAGCTGGGAGGGACAtgatgaagaaactggaaaacCGTATGACTGCAGAGAAGGGCCCCATGAT TGTGTTGGTGTTGGACGAGGTGGATCAGCTGGACAGCAAAGGGCAGGATGTATTGTACACACTGTTTGAATGGCCCTGGCTAAGCAATTCTCGATTGGTGCTGATTG GTATTGCTAACACTCTAGATCTCACGGACAGAATTCTGCCGAGGCTTCAAGCTAGAGAAAAATGTAAGCCGCAGCTGTTGAACTTCCCACCTTATACCAAAAATCAGATAGCTACTATCTTGCAGGAGCGGCTTGATTTG GTATCTAGAGCTCAGGTTCTGGATAATGCTGCCATTCAGTTCTGTGCCCGAAAAGTCTCTGCTCTTTCAGGAGACGTTCGAAAAGCGCTAGATGTTTGCAG gaGAGCTATTGAAATTGTAGAGTCGGATGTCAAAAGCCAGACTGTCCTCAAACCGCTGTCTGAAT gcACATCACCCTCTGAGTCACTGGTTCCCAAGCGGGTTGGTCTTATTCACATATCCCAAGTCATATCAGAAGTTGATGGTAACAGAATGACTTTGAGCAAAGAAGGAGCACAAGATTCCTTTCCTCTTCAGCAGAAGATCTTGGTCTGCTCTTTGCTCCTCTTGATCCGGCAGCTGAAAATCAAAGAGGTCACTCTGGGGAAG tTATACGAAGCCTATAGTAACGTCTGTCGCAAACAGCAGGTGGCAGCTGTGGACCAGTCCGAGTGTTTGTCACTTTCAGGACTCTTGGAGGCCAGGGGCATTTTaggattaaagaaaaacaaggaaaccCGCTTCACAAAG gtGTCTTTGAAGATTGAAGAGAAGGAAGTAGAGCATGCCCTAAAAGACAAAGCTTTAATTGGAAATATCTTAGCTACTGGATtgccttaa